Proteins encoded within one genomic window of Paraburkholderia sp. HP33-1:
- a CDS encoding aldehyde dehydrogenase family protein, whose product MQTQLFIDGRFTDAVEGGTIDVLNPHDGSLITPIAAATAADVDLAVAAAARAFPKWAALPAADRGRLLLKLADAIEANAEELAQLESLDTGHPIRDSRSLDVPRTAACFRYFGGMADKLQGSVIPVEAGFLNYVQRAPIGVVGQIVPWNFPLMFTSWKMGPALAAGNTVVLKPSEITPLSTLRIVELMAEVGFPEGVVNIVAGYGHTAGQRLAEHPGVGKIAFTGSTATGRRIVEASQGNLKRVQLELGGKGANIVFDDANLDDAINGAAWAIFHNQGQACIAGSRLILHERIADQFLERFVSLASSIRLGNPLDADTEMGPLTSKQHQERVLAFVDIARQQGGRVLTGGTAPSDAALANGYYVRPTVVEAASSNDRVAQEEVFGPFVTVLRFRTDDEALAIANGTDYGLGSGLWTRDLSRAHSMAARIHAGMCWVNCYKRVNPGSPFGGVGQSGYGREMGFEAMHDYTEARSVWVNVDGNVPPYFKR is encoded by the coding sequence ATGCAAACGCAACTGTTCATCGACGGCCGCTTCACGGACGCCGTCGAAGGCGGCACGATCGACGTGCTCAATCCGCACGACGGCTCGCTGATCACGCCGATCGCCGCGGCCACCGCCGCCGATGTCGATCTCGCCGTCGCAGCCGCCGCGCGCGCGTTCCCGAAGTGGGCCGCGCTGCCCGCCGCCGACCGCGGCCGCCTGCTGCTGAAGCTCGCCGACGCGATCGAGGCCAACGCCGAAGAACTAGCGCAACTCGAATCGCTCGACACGGGCCACCCGATCCGCGATTCGCGCTCGCTCGACGTGCCTCGCACCGCCGCATGCTTTCGCTACTTCGGCGGCATGGCCGACAAGCTGCAAGGCTCGGTGATTCCGGTCGAGGCCGGCTTTCTGAACTACGTGCAGCGCGCGCCGATCGGCGTGGTCGGGCAGATCGTGCCGTGGAATTTTCCGCTGATGTTCACGAGCTGGAAGATGGGCCCGGCGCTCGCGGCCGGCAACACGGTCGTGCTGAAGCCGTCGGAGATCACGCCGCTGTCCACGCTGCGCATCGTCGAGCTGATGGCCGAGGTCGGCTTTCCAGAGGGCGTCGTCAACATCGTCGCGGGCTATGGTCACACGGCGGGGCAGCGGCTCGCCGAGCATCCGGGCGTCGGCAAGATCGCCTTCACCGGATCGACCGCGACCGGGCGGCGCATCGTCGAGGCCTCGCAGGGCAATCTGAAGCGCGTGCAGCTCGAACTCGGCGGCAAGGGCGCCAACATCGTGTTCGATGACGCGAATCTCGACGACGCGATCAACGGCGCCGCGTGGGCGATCTTCCACAACCAGGGCCAGGCGTGCATCGCGGGTTCGCGGCTGATCCTGCACGAGCGCATCGCCGATCAGTTCCTCGAACGTTTCGTGTCGCTCGCGTCGTCGATCCGGCTCGGCAATCCGCTCGACGCCGACACTGAGATGGGGCCGCTCACGTCGAAGCAGCATCAGGAACGCGTGCTCGCCTTCGTCGACATCGCGCGCCAGCAGGGCGGCCGCGTGCTGACCGGCGGCACCGCGCCGAGCGACGCAGCGCTGGCGAACGGTTACTACGTGCGCCCGACCGTCGTCGAAGCCGCGAGTTCGAACGACCGCGTCGCACAGGAGGAAGTGTTCGGCCCGTTCGTCACGGTGCTGCGTTTCCGTACCGACGACGAAGCGCTCGCGATCGCCAACGGCACCGACTACGGCCTCGGCAGTGGGTTGTGGACGCGCGATCTGTCGCGCGCGCACTCGATGGCCGCGCGCATCCATGCGGGCATGTGCTGGGTCAACTGCTACAAGCGCGTGAATCCAGGCAGCCCGTTCGGCGGCGTTGGACAGTCGGGCTATGGCCGCGAGATGGGCTTCGAGGCGATGCACGACTATACGGAAGCGCGCTCGGTCTGGGTCAACGTCGACGGCAACGTGCCGCCGTATTTCAAGCGCTGA
- a CDS encoding hydroxyquinol 1,2-dioxygenase yields the protein MASLETLDHPTSFAADTVRASEPDAITGYRRFTLGAFEFLRDEYFVKINWPAKGQTRTHAVPADAFLRAMMRDVAWGFFYGWVNFDHVFGTRNHYGKVDVYAGSFNGIMKDAGVDFMETFETPTIMATFKAILHDWTNEGFDPFAAPEETGTAFGRKHGDNDAAIERTRVATRRMPGLEGDSPLRDDLPVNRAFADVAQDDPEVHVEPGFEGQLHAFNLFKYLSRSDVTWNPSVTSVCGQSLFCPTTEEYILPVFHGNDRVEWFLQLSDEIVWDIGDKNTGAPRARITMRAGDICAMPADIRHQGYSTKRSMLLVWENATPNLPTRYESGELKPYPVDF from the coding sequence ATGGCATCCCTCGAAACCCTAGATCACCCCACCAGCTTCGCCGCCGACACCGTGCGCGCAAGCGAACCCGACGCCATCACCGGCTATCGCCGCTTCACGCTCGGCGCCTTCGAATTCCTGCGCGACGAGTACTTCGTCAAGATCAACTGGCCCGCGAAAGGCCAGACCCGCACCCACGCGGTACCGGCCGATGCGTTCCTGCGCGCGATGATGCGCGACGTCGCATGGGGCTTCTTCTACGGCTGGGTCAACTTCGATCACGTGTTCGGCACGCGCAATCACTACGGCAAGGTCGACGTATATGCGGGCTCGTTCAACGGCATCATGAAGGACGCGGGCGTCGACTTTATGGAGACCTTCGAGACGCCGACGATCATGGCGACCTTCAAGGCGATCCTGCACGACTGGACCAACGAAGGCTTCGACCCGTTCGCCGCGCCCGAGGAAACCGGCACCGCGTTCGGCCGCAAGCATGGCGACAACGATGCCGCGATCGAGCGCACGCGTGTCGCGACGCGCCGCATGCCGGGCCTCGAAGGTGACTCGCCGCTGCGCGACGATCTGCCGGTGAACCGTGCATTCGCCGACGTCGCCCAGGACGATCCCGAGGTGCATGTCGAGCCCGGCTTCGAGGGCCAGCTGCATGCGTTCAACCTGTTCAAGTATCTGTCGCGCTCGGACGTCACGTGGAATCCGTCGGTCACGTCGGTGTGCGGCCAGAGTCTGTTCTGCCCGACCACCGAGGAATACATCCTGCCGGTCTTTCACGGCAACGATCGCGTCGAGTGGTTCCTGCAACTGTCCGATGAAATCGTCTGGGACATCGGCGACAAAAACACCGGCGCGCCGCGCGCCCGGATCACGATGCGCGCGGGCGACATCTGCGCGATGCCGGCCGATATCCGCCATCAAGGTTATTCGACCAAGCGCTCGATGCTGCTCGTATGGGAGAACGCGACGCCGAATCTGCCCACGCGCTACGAGAGCGGCGAGCTGAAGCCGTACCCCGTCGATTTCTGA
- a CDS encoding hydroxyquinol 1,2-dioxygenase, with amino-acid sequence MTESSFHTVFGSLDGYRKGEIEITSGEARHYVFSNIFEVAAEASPYEKVVVGKNLDYVIEALRTEGQSQWFACAHDEFAILMDGEVRIDFIKLDNPPKSGTGTVAAGAQPAGRTIGYVVLRRGHQALLPAGCAYRFTAQKPGVALVQTMLGELSVEKWADICLH; translated from the coding sequence ATGACCGAGTCGTCATTCCACACCGTCTTTGGCTCGCTCGACGGCTACCGCAAAGGCGAAATCGAAATCACGAGCGGCGAAGCGCGCCACTACGTGTTTTCCAACATCTTCGAAGTCGCGGCCGAAGCCTCGCCCTATGAAAAGGTCGTGGTCGGCAAGAACCTCGACTACGTGATCGAGGCGCTGCGCACCGAAGGGCAATCGCAATGGTTCGCCTGCGCGCACGACGAGTTCGCGATCCTGATGGACGGCGAAGTGCGCATCGACTTCATCAAGCTCGATAACCCGCCGAAGAGCGGCACAGGCACCGTCGCAGCGGGTGCGCAACCAGCCGGCCGCACGATTGGTTACGTGGTGCTGCGTCGTGGTCATCAGGCCTTGCTGCCGGCCGGCTGCGCCTATCGCTTCACCGCGCAGAAACCCGGCGTCGCGCTCGTGCAAACGATGCTCGGCGAACTGTCGGTAGAGAAGTGGGCCGACATCTGCCTGCACTGA
- a CDS encoding LysR family transcriptional regulator has translation MDRFLSIEAFVRVAETSSFAEAARQLGVTSSVITTRIQQLEKFVNAPLFHRSTRHVRLSEVGEAFYRECAEVVGRVNELTDQMRELRATPTGRLRIQMLPGFALGHFAAPLAEFNRRYPGIQLDVIVNDRVVDPIEEGFDVAFQIFPPIAESLIERRLFKVRRLFCATPAYVKAHGAPQHPRDLLRHTTALYSGYPSRNRWTMAHGDEVVELELPGMIRSNSVHLLRDYALTGGGVVCLPTLVASTALLDGSLVPILTDYTLSPLNFAAVYPATQRQALKVKALVEFLAEYLGPEPAWDRPLIERGWVT, from the coding sequence ATGGACCGCTTTCTGAGCATCGAGGCCTTCGTACGCGTGGCCGAGACGAGCAGCTTCGCCGAGGCGGCGCGGCAGTTGGGCGTGACGAGTTCAGTGATCACGACGCGCATCCAGCAACTGGAGAAGTTCGTCAACGCGCCGCTCTTTCATCGCAGCACACGGCATGTGCGCCTGTCCGAAGTGGGAGAGGCGTTCTATCGCGAATGCGCGGAAGTGGTTGGACGCGTCAACGAACTGACCGACCAGATGCGCGAGCTGCGCGCCACACCGACCGGCCGATTGCGTATCCAGATGCTGCCGGGCTTCGCGCTCGGCCACTTCGCCGCGCCGCTCGCCGAGTTCAACCGGCGCTATCCGGGCATCCAGCTCGACGTGATCGTCAACGACCGCGTGGTCGATCCGATCGAAGAGGGCTTCGATGTCGCTTTCCAGATTTTTCCGCCGATCGCCGAATCGCTGATCGAAAGACGGCTGTTCAAGGTGCGGCGTCTTTTCTGCGCGACGCCCGCGTATGTGAAGGCGCATGGCGCGCCGCAGCACCCGCGCGATTTGCTGCGACACACCACGGCGCTTTATTCGGGCTACCCGTCGCGCAATCGCTGGACGATGGCGCACGGCGACGAGGTCGTCGAATTGGAGTTGCCCGGCATGATCCGCTCGAACTCGGTCCATCTGCTGCGCGACTATGCGCTGACGGGCGGCGGCGTCGTTTGTCTGCCGACGCTCGTCGCAAGCACCGCGCTGCTCGACGGCTCGCTCGTGCCGATCCTCACCGACTACACGCTCTCGCCGCTGAATTTCGCGGCCGTGTACCCCGCAACGCAGCGACAGGCGCTGAAGGTGAAGGCGCTGGTCGAATTCCTGGCCGAGTACCTGGGTCCCGAACCCGCGTGGGACCGGCCGCTTATCGAGCGCGGCTGGGTGACGTAA
- a CDS encoding MFS transporter: MKSNDWDVAYEWKAVVLLALGFGLVGLDRWLIAPLFPAIMKDLHLDAQDVGNCIGILGLSWGIFAALMGGISDKIGRRKVLIPAILAFSLLSGFSGLAGGLMSLLGVRALMGVAEGSFCPTSFAATADASHPKRRGFNLGLQQSGFALFGLALSPIIATQLLSVVTWRWVFALVSVPGLILGVLMFFVIREPKANPLATPKRTASPAERANWRDVLKSRNIPIAMAALFCAMTGVFVLGAMLPLYLTEYLSLDTQRMGVVVSAIGFGGFIGQFGLTGLSDLTGRRVASIVGFAGTAVMLYLFRGLGAQPLQLFAVLFVASFFTLGLVSLLSGPVATEAAPVGMISTSIGIVVGAGEIFGGGIAPALARFVATHFGIQNILWLPICAVLLGIGVSLLLEETAPARMRRRSAAPTLDLPASEQPE, translated from the coding sequence ATGAAATCGAACGACTGGGACGTGGCCTACGAATGGAAGGCCGTCGTGCTGCTGGCCCTCGGCTTCGGCCTCGTGGGACTCGACCGGTGGCTGATCGCGCCGCTTTTTCCGGCCATCATGAAGGACCTGCACCTGGATGCGCAGGACGTCGGCAATTGCATCGGCATCCTTGGCTTGTCGTGGGGTATTTTCGCGGCGCTGATGGGCGGCATCTCCGACAAGATCGGACGCCGCAAGGTGCTGATTCCGGCGATTCTGGCGTTTTCGCTGCTGTCCGGTTTCTCCGGGCTTGCCGGCGGCCTGATGAGCCTGCTCGGGGTGCGCGCGTTGATGGGCGTCGCCGAAGGTTCGTTTTGCCCGACCAGCTTCGCCGCGACGGCCGATGCGTCGCATCCGAAGCGCCGTGGTTTCAATCTTGGCCTCCAGCAAAGCGGTTTCGCGCTGTTCGGCCTCGCGCTGTCGCCGATCATCGCGACGCAGTTGCTGAGTGTCGTGACGTGGCGCTGGGTGTTCGCGCTGGTGTCGGTGCCGGGGCTGATTCTCGGTGTGCTGATGTTCTTCGTGATTCGCGAACCGAAAGCCAACCCGCTAGCGACACCGAAGCGCACGGCGAGCCCGGCCGAACGCGCTAACTGGCGCGACGTCCTGAAGAGCCGCAACATCCCGATCGCGATGGCCGCGCTGTTCTGCGCGATGACTGGCGTGTTCGTGCTCGGGGCGATGCTGCCGCTGTACCTGACCGAGTATCTGTCGCTCGACACGCAGCGCATGGGCGTCGTCGTCTCGGCGATCGGCTTCGGCGGATTTATCGGTCAGTTCGGTTTGACGGGGTTGTCGGACCTGACCGGGCGGCGCGTCGCCAGCATCGTCGGCTTTGCGGGCACCGCGGTGATGCTGTACCTGTTTCGCGGACTCGGCGCGCAGCCGCTGCAGCTGTTCGCGGTGCTGTTCGTCGCGTCGTTCTTCACGCTGGGACTTGTTTCGCTGCTGTCCGGTCCGGTTGCGACTGAAGCCGCGCCGGTCGGGATGATCTCGACGTCGATCGGTATCGTCGTCGGCGCGGGCGAGATTTTCGGCGGCGGCATCGCGCCGGCATTGGCGCGCTTCGTCGCGACACATTTCGGCATCCAGAACATCTTGTGGCTGCCGATCTGCGCGGTACTGCTCGGCATTGGCGTGAGCCTGCTGCTGGAGGAGACTGCGCCGGCCCGGATGCGTCGCCGGAGCGCCGCGCCGACGCTCGATCTGCCGGCAAGCGAGCAACCCGAATGA
- a CDS encoding cation diffusion facilitator family transporter, producing MKATDLEQRILKQSLLCTVMIAGLGIAVGILSGSLAIIFDGMFSALDAAMCSLSLLVTRLLQQETSRSFQRGFWHIEPLVLVFNGSLLSVLCFYAFINAVKGLLEGGHELEFGWGVFYAVVVATFCFFMFLRERRVNRAVDSELIALDIKSWLMSACISAALLLAFSIAWLLERIGHGHLTPYIDPGVLAILTLVLIPMPIGTVIGAVKEVLLITPPELERELRALMRQLTADYGFVKHSHYATRVGRGLFVEVHIVLPETMEHAGVRQLDQIRDRISRAIGEVGPDRWLTVEFTRDPRWL from the coding sequence ATGAAAGCAACGGACCTCGAACAGCGCATCCTCAAACAATCGCTGCTTTGCACCGTGATGATTGCCGGACTCGGCATCGCGGTCGGGATTCTGAGCGGCTCGCTGGCGATCATCTTCGACGGCATGTTCTCCGCGCTCGACGCCGCGATGTGCAGCCTGTCGCTGCTCGTTACCCGCCTGCTTCAGCAGGAGACCAGTCGAAGCTTCCAGCGCGGCTTCTGGCACATCGAGCCGCTCGTGCTCGTGTTCAACGGCAGTCTGCTGTCGGTGCTGTGCTTTTACGCGTTCATCAACGCGGTCAAAGGCCTGCTCGAGGGCGGCCACGAACTCGAGTTTGGCTGGGGCGTGTTCTACGCGGTGGTCGTCGCCACGTTCTGTTTCTTCATGTTCCTACGCGAACGGCGCGTGAATCGCGCGGTCGACTCCGAGCTGATCGCGCTCGACATCAAGAGCTGGCTGATGTCGGCCTGCATCAGCGCGGCGCTGCTGCTGGCGTTTTCGATTGCGTGGCTGCTCGAACGCATTGGGCACGGCCACCTGACGCCGTACATCGACCCCGGCGTGCTCGCGATCCTGACGCTCGTACTGATTCCAATGCCGATCGGTACCGTGATCGGTGCGGTCAAGGAAGTGTTGCTGATCACGCCGCCGGAACTGGAGCGTGAGCTACGTGCCCTGATGCGGCAACTGACCGCCGATTATGGCTTCGTCAAGCACTCGCACTACGCGACGCGCGTCGGCCGCGGGCTGTTCGTCGAGGTGCACATCGTGCTACCCGAAACAATGGAGCACGCCGGCGTGCGTCAGCTCGATCAGATCCGCGACAGGATCTCACGCGCGATCGGCGAGGTTGGCCCGGACCGCTGGCTAACGGTCGAGTTCACGCGCGATCCGCGCTGGTTGTAA
- a CDS encoding CBS domain-containing protein has protein sequence MRALDIMTSSVITATPDMTIHDAAKLFVDHHISGMPVLDADGRMIGIVSQGDLLHRVENGTGRGRRRWWLELLSSSAREQAARYVKEHGHIVGDVMCEKVISIPEDMPLHQIADLMERRHLKRVPVLKDGQLVGIVSRSNLIRALASVEPVVDSGSHDDASLRDAILREMHGQPWGLAKQGVFVKDGVAHLWGIVEFEEEKRAIRIAAEGVPGIKRVESHLESPTVIPSM, from the coding sequence ATGCGCGCGCTCGACATCATGACTTCTTCGGTCATCACCGCCACACCGGATATGACCATCCACGACGCAGCGAAACTGTTCGTCGATCACCACATTAGCGGCATGCCGGTGCTGGACGCGGACGGACGGATGATAGGCATCGTCAGCCAGGGCGATCTGCTGCATCGGGTGGAAAACGGCACCGGCCGCGGCAGGCGTCGATGGTGGCTCGAACTGCTGTCGTCATCGGCGCGCGAGCAGGCCGCGAGGTATGTGAAGGAGCATGGGCATATCGTCGGCGACGTGATGTGCGAGAAGGTCATTTCGATTCCCGAGGACATGCCGCTGCACCAGATCGCCGATCTGATGGAGCGCCGCCATCTGAAGCGCGTACCGGTGCTGAAAGATGGACAGCTCGTCGGCATCGTGAGCCGCTCGAACCTGATTCGTGCGCTCGCGAGCGTCGAGCCGGTGGTCGACTCGGGCTCCCACGACGATGCCAGCCTGCGCGACGCAATCCTGCGCGAGATGCACGGACAGCCCTGGGGACTTGCGAAACAAGGCGTGTTCGTCAAGGACGGCGTGGCGCATCTGTGGGGCATCGTCGAATTCGAAGAGGAGAAGCGTGCAATCCGCATCGCCGCGGAAGGCGTGCCCGGCATCAAGCGCGTGGAGAGCCACCTCGAATCGCCGACTGTGATTCCATCGATGTAG
- a CDS encoding SRPBCC family protein has product MATGTVKFHRVLRTTPERIYRAFLEPAAMAKWLPPYGFTCEVHQMDARVGGTYSMSFRNFGSGKGHSFGGEYLELVPFEKIRYSDHFDDPNLPGQMHTTVSLRQVSCGTELNIVQEGIPEMIPVEMCYLGWQESLAQLAKLVEPEIPD; this is encoded by the coding sequence ATGGCTACAGGAACCGTCAAATTCCACCGCGTTCTACGCACGACACCCGAGCGCATCTATCGCGCGTTCCTCGAACCCGCTGCGATGGCGAAATGGCTGCCGCCGTATGGCTTCACCTGCGAAGTGCATCAGATGGATGCGCGCGTCGGCGGCACCTACAGCATGTCGTTTCGTAACTTCGGCTCTGGCAAGGGTCACTCGTTCGGCGGCGAGTACCTCGAACTGGTGCCGTTCGAAAAGATTCGCTACTCGGACCATTTTGATGATCCGAACCTGCCCGGTCAGATGCACACGACTGTTTCATTGCGGCAGGTCTCGTGCGGAACCGAGCTGAACATCGTGCAGGAAGGCATCCCCGAGATGATTCCGGTCGAGATGTGCTATCTCGGCTGGCAGGAGTCGCTTGCGCAACTGGCGAAGCTGGTCGAGCCGGAAATTCCGGACTGA
- a CDS encoding sigma-54-dependent Fis family transcriptional regulator has protein sequence METSVQSANANQAFPDMAPMRERLHFRTERAEIALGDQRMILMHTAAINDLRTELIASLGSQTARTLLTRIGFSMGTRDAQLALQLHSPEEGIFELLVRGGQLHALQGVALVEPISADLDIENGRCSLEFFWKHSFEDERQALEHDTQATPVCWLETGYASGYLSACVGKLILVREVECRAMGFDACRVIARPASEWDDAEADLQFLEAPVFPEALAPKGRGQAGKHRSALAALERSKSRSDIVGLSPAYQAAIGKINRVAATGATVLLLGESGVGKSTFARLLHEQSRRADGPFVAINCATIPETLMESELFGVERGAFTGADAARAGRFELAEGGTLFLDEVATLPLVAQGKLLRVLETGQFERLGSGTARQADVRIVAATNEDLWQAVRAGRFREDLFFRLHVFPIEIPPLRQRKEDLPVLIEHFMQRFTHAYGRNAYGLTPEAMSMLLGYSWPGNIRELSNVVERAVILCEDGRAIDAVHVVLMKDLRRGAAVSAERAAPEPLAALAATVAPEQPSRSLLEIVGGLMKDRGLTLEDMENTMVDAAIQRSDGNMTRAAALLGISRGQLLYRRKRTADDNTTTDESVRGDLLGSVVQ, from the coding sequence ATGGAGACGAGCGTGCAAAGCGCGAACGCAAATCAAGCTTTCCCGGACATGGCACCGATGCGGGAGCGGCTGCACTTCAGGACCGAGCGTGCCGAAATTGCGCTGGGCGACCAGCGCATGATCCTGATGCACACTGCCGCGATCAACGACCTGCGCACCGAGTTGATTGCGTCGCTCGGCAGTCAGACCGCACGGACGCTGCTGACTCGCATCGGCTTTTCCATGGGCACGCGCGATGCGCAACTCGCGTTGCAACTCCATTCGCCCGAGGAAGGCATCTTCGAACTGCTTGTGCGCGGCGGGCAATTGCATGCCCTGCAGGGTGTCGCGCTGGTGGAGCCAATCAGTGCGGACCTCGACATCGAGAACGGCCGTTGTTCACTGGAGTTCTTCTGGAAGCACTCGTTCGAGGACGAGCGTCAGGCGTTGGAGCACGACACGCAGGCCACGCCAGTGTGCTGGCTCGAAACCGGCTATGCGAGCGGCTACCTGAGCGCGTGCGTGGGCAAACTGATCCTCGTTCGCGAGGTGGAATGCCGTGCGATGGGCTTCGATGCGTGCCGGGTGATCGCGCGGCCGGCGAGCGAGTGGGATGACGCAGAAGCTGATCTGCAATTTCTCGAGGCGCCGGTATTTCCCGAAGCGCTCGCGCCGAAGGGGCGCGGGCAGGCTGGCAAGCACCGCAGCGCACTCGCTGCCCTCGAACGGTCGAAGAGCCGCTCAGACATCGTGGGCCTTTCACCCGCGTATCAGGCCGCCATCGGCAAGATCAATCGTGTTGCCGCGACCGGAGCGACGGTGCTGCTGCTCGGCGAGAGCGGAGTTGGCAAGAGCACGTTTGCGCGACTGCTGCACGAACAGAGCCGGCGCGCGGACGGTCCGTTCGTCGCCATCAATTGCGCGACGATACCGGAAACGCTGATGGAGTCGGAACTGTTCGGGGTCGAACGCGGGGCTTTTACCGGTGCGGATGCGGCGCGCGCAGGGCGCTTTGAGCTGGCCGAAGGCGGGACGCTATTTCTCGACGAGGTGGCCACGCTGCCGCTCGTCGCACAAGGCAAGCTGCTGCGCGTGCTCGAGACCGGGCAGTTCGAACGCCTCGGCAGCGGCACTGCGCGGCAAGCTGACGTTCGCATCGTCGCCGCGACGAACGAAGACCTCTGGCAGGCGGTTCGCGCGGGGCGCTTCCGCGAGGATCTCTTCTTCCGGCTGCACGTATTTCCGATCGAGATTCCCCCATTACGCCAGCGCAAGGAGGATCTGCCGGTTCTGATCGAGCATTTCATGCAGCGCTTTACCCATGCCTATGGTCGAAACGCTTACGGCCTCACACCTGAAGCGATGTCGATGCTGCTTGGCTATTCGTGGCCGGGCAACATCCGTGAGCTCTCGAATGTGGTCGAGCGCGCGGTCATACTCTGCGAGGATGGTCGTGCCATCGACGCAGTTCACGTGGTGCTCATGAAGGACCTGAGGCGCGGTGCGGCGGTGAGTGCGGAGCGGGCAGCACCCGAGCCGCTCGCGGCACTGGCTGCGACAGTTGCGCCGGAGCAGCCGTCGCGTTCGCTGCTGGAGATCGTCGGCGGCTTGATGAAGGATCGTGGACTGACGCTGGAAGACATGGAGAACACGATGGTCGATGCCGCCATCCAGCGCTCGGACGGCAACATGACGCGCGCGGCAGCGTTGCTTGGTATCTCACGGGGCCAGTTGCTTTACAGGCGCAAGCGCACGGCGGACGACAACACGACGACCGACGAATCCGTTCGCGGCGATCTTCTCGGGTCTGTTGTGCAGTGA
- a CDS encoding VOC family protein has protein sequence MTISALGYVVVEASDLKAWSDYARNILGVECNEVDGALELRIDDRAWRLRVEQGPSDDLKAVGFETSTPVEFANVLATLEAQGVKCTLDTALAKQRGVVELASFLDPAGVKVEVFYGATRTFQKPFVSPVGVKGFLTGEQGMGHIVIAVPDADAYQAFWTRLGFRLSDYIEFQPAPGMDVKVTFMHCNPRHHTLAFAAVPGGKKIVHLMLQTNHLDDVGLARDRAKKAGVPIAWDIGRHVNDHMTSFYMLSPSKWELEYGWGAREIDDATWTVERHDSISIWGHDLTIKPEERAHANG, from the coding sequence ATGACAATTTCCGCATTGGGTTACGTGGTCGTCGAAGCGAGCGACCTGAAAGCGTGGTCCGACTACGCGCGAAACATTTTGGGTGTCGAGTGCAACGAAGTTGACGGCGCGCTCGAGTTGCGCATCGACGACCGCGCCTGGCGCCTTCGCGTCGAACAAGGTCCTTCGGACGACCTGAAGGCCGTCGGCTTCGAGACGTCCACGCCTGTGGAGTTCGCCAACGTTCTGGCCACGCTGGAAGCACAAGGCGTGAAGTGCACGTTGGACACTGCGCTCGCGAAGCAGCGCGGCGTAGTCGAATTGGCGAGCTTCCTTGACCCGGCCGGCGTCAAAGTCGAAGTCTTCTACGGAGCCACGCGAACGTTCCAGAAACCGTTCGTGTCGCCCGTCGGCGTGAAGGGTTTCCTGACCGGCGAACAGGGCATGGGTCATATCGTGATCGCCGTGCCCGATGCGGACGCTTATCAAGCATTCTGGACCAGGCTCGGTTTCCGTTTGAGCGACTACATCGAGTTCCAGCCTGCGCCGGGCATGGATGTCAAGGTGACGTTCATGCATTGCAACCCGCGCCACCACACCCTCGCCTTTGCCGCTGTTCCGGGCGGCAAGAAAATCGTCCACCTGATGCTGCAGACCAATCATCTGGACGATGTCGGTCTGGCACGCGATCGCGCCAAAAAAGCCGGCGTGCCGATCGCCTGGGACATTGGCCGTCACGTCAATGACCATATGACTTCGTTTTACATGCTGTCACCGTCGAAATGGGAATTGGAGTACGGCTGGGGTGCGCGCGAGATCGACGACGCGACCTGGACGGTGGAACGTCACGATTCCATCAGCATCTGGGGCCACGACCTGACCATCAAGCCCGAGGAGCGCGCGCATGCAAATGGCTGA